A window of Streptomyces sp. NBC_01224 genomic DNA:
GCGCTTCTTGTTCCAGGGGAAACGCGCGGAACAACCGGCGGGCACCCTCTCGGGCGGGGAACGCTTCCGTGCCGCGCTCGCGGCGACGATGCTCGCCGCACCGGCCCCGCAGCTGCTGATGCTGGACGAGCCGACCAACAATCTCGACATCGCCAGCGTGCGACAGCTGACCAGCGCACTTGAGTCCTACGAGGGTGCGCTGCTGATCGCCGGCCACGACCTGCCGTTCCTCGAATCGGTCGGCATCACCCGCTGGCTGCTCCTCGCGGAGGAGCTCCGGGACACCACCGCGGAGGAGGTGGGCGACCTGCTCGCAACACCGGAAGCGGACTGAGCGGCCGCGTATCTCCGAGAGGCCGGGCTCGTCCGGCCCCTCGGACGTACGGGAGGGGGTGCGGGCCTTCAGCATGACGAAGGCCCGCACCCCCTGTCGAGGGTCAGAGCCTGGCGGTGATCTTGTTCATCTTCTCGATCTCGGCGGTCTGGGCCGTGATTACGGCGCCGGCGAGCTTCTTCGCGTCGGCGTTGCTGCCGTTCTTCTGCTCGTCCTCGGCCATGGTGACCGCGCCCTCGTGGTGGCCGATCATGAGCCGGGCGAACTTCTTGTCGAAGTCCTTGCCCTTGGCGGCTTCGAGGTTGCTCATGTCGCTGTCGGACATCATCCCGGGCGTCGCCGAACCGTCCGAGCCGTGGTCCATGCCGGGCATGTCCCCCATCGAGGAAGAGGACGAGGGCAGCGGCTTGCCCCAGGACGTCAGCCAGCCCTTCATGGTGTTGATCTCGGGGTCCTGGGCCTTCTCGATCGCGGCGGCCAGCTCCTTGATCTCGGGGTCGGCGGCGCGGCCGTCGGCCAGCCGCGCCATCTCGATGGCCTGCTGATGGTGCGGGATCATCTGCTGCGCGAACTTCACGTCCGCGTCATTGAACGCACTGCCGGGGGTGGCAGGCGCGGTGGCGCCGGCGGAGCCGTGGTCCATGCCGGGCATGGACGAGCCGTCGGTCCTGGATCCTTCGGAGGAGCCGCAGGCCGCCAGCGTCAGAGCGAGTGAGGCGACGATGCCGGCGGCCGCGAGCGCGCGGCGACGGGCAGGGGAAGACAGAGAAGCGGACATCAAACGTTCTTTCCAGGTGGATGCGCCACGTCCGTGGCGCGCGAAAAGGGGCAGGATCATCAGGCCGGTCCGGCCTGATGGCCGGGAGCCGGCAGACACCTGTCACGTCCGCGCGATGCACACCTGGAGGAGTAGATCCCTGCCGGCGAACGGCGGACCCCGCCGTGCCGGTCCGCGCACCGCCGTACGTCGCCTGCCGAGCACCCATACGGCCAGGACCACGAGGCCCAGCGCCATGAGGAGCGGCAGCAGGCGGTCGCGGGCGTGGGTGGATACGCACGACTCGCCGTTCATCCCGGGCATGACCGCGGCCGCGTGGGCGGTGCCGTGCTCACCCGTCAAGGCTGTGTGGCCGGCACCCGTCGTCGTGGAAACGGGCGCGTCCGAGGTCACGGCCATTGCGCCGTGGCAGCCCTCGGCGGCGCTCGCCGGGGCCCCATGCATGAGGAACAGCCCACACAGGACGGCACACAGCACGAGCAGCCGGGACACTCCCGGTGTGCGCGTCCGCCTGCGATCCACGGCTGCCTCGAATTCTCGGTCGTACAGGTCCTGCGGTACGTGCCCGAGGATACCCCCGCAGGGTTTCCCCGTCCTGTCGCACCCCGACCATCGCACCCGGCACCGTCCGGACACCTTGCTGGGCTACGGTGCCCGCGAAACTCGGCATACGTACGGATTGCGGGACCTGCTCGTGCGGGGCGCCCGGCTGGGAGTGAGCGATGAACACGTCGACGGCGTCGGCGGGAACGGACGAGTTGAAGCGCCGTCTGAGCGTGTTCGACGCCGTGGTCATCGGCCTGGGTTCGATGATCGGCGCCGGCATTTTCGCCGCACCGGCACCTGCCGCCGCGGCCGCCGGGTCCGGGCTGCTGCTCGGCCTGGGGCTGGCTGCGGTGGTCGCGTACTGCAACGCGACGTCCTCCGCCCGGCTGGCCGGTCGCTACCCGGAGTCCGGTGGCACCTATGTGTACGGCCGTGAACGCCTCGGCGACTTCTGGGGTTATCTCGCGGGCTGGGGCTTCGTCGTCGGCAAAACAGCTTCCTGTGCGGCCATGTCACTCACCGTGGGCTCCTACGTGTGGCCCGGCCAGACGCACGCGGTCGCCGTCGCGGCGGTGGTGGCGCTGACCGCGCTCAACTACACCGGTCTGCACAAGTCTGCCTGGCTGACCCGGGTGATCGTCGCGTTCGTCCTAGCGGTCCTCGCGGCGGTGATCACCGCCTGTATCGGCGGCGGAACCGCCGATGCCGGGCATCTGGCCATCGGCGCGGACGCCACTGTCAGCGGAGTTCTGCAGGCGGCCGGTCTGCTGTTCTTCGCGTTCGCCGGATACGCGCGGATCGCCACCCTCGGCGAGGAGGTACGCGACCCGCATCGCACCATCCCCCGCGCGATCCCGCTCGCGCTGGCCATCACGCTGCTCGTCTACGCAGCCGTCGCCGTCACGGTGCTCGCCGTCCTGGGTCCTGATCGCCTCGCCCATACCGCGGCCCCATTGGCCGAGGCCGCACGCGCGGCGGGCGTCCCCGGCCTCGCGCCGGTGGTGCGGGCCGGTGCGGCCGTCGCCGCACTCGGCTCCCTCCTCGCGCTCATCCTCGGTGTCTCACGCACCACCCTGGCCATGGCCCGCGACCGCCACCTGCCGCACGTCCTGGCCACGGTGCACCCCCGCTTCAAAGTCCCTCACCGCGCGGAGGCCGCCGTCGGCGCCGTGGTTGCGGTCCTTGCCGCCACGACCGACGTCCGAGGGGCGATCGGCTTCTCCTCCTTCGGTGTCCTCGCCTACTACGCCATCGCCAACGCCGCTGCCTGGACGCTCACCGCGGACGAAGGCCGCCCGCCCCGCATCGTGCCCGGCGCCGGCCTGACGGGCTGTCTGCTCCTCGCCTTCACCCTGCCGTCGGCCTCGGTCGTCTCCGGCACCGCGGTGATCGCGGCCGGAGCCGCGGCCTATGGCGTACGCACGGTCCTCAGCCGCGCGCGCAGCTAGGTGTACTTGGTCATGACTTTGGTGACAGGTCGGCTGATCGGGGGTTGGCCTGCGAGCCCTGTGTGTCGGCGTCGAGTGTTGTAAGAAGTCAGCCACGGCGCCAGTGCGTGGGCGCGTTCGGTGTTGCTGGTGAACACCTGGTGGTAGGCCCATTCGGTTTGCGGGGTGCGGTTGAAGCGTTCGACCTTGCCGTTGGTCCAGGGACAGTGGGGGCGGATGAAGCGCTGTTCGGCGCCCAGGTCGGCGATGGCCTGGCGGAAGGCGGCGCTCTTGCGGTAGGTCCAGGCGTTGTCGGTGATGACCCGTTCGATGCGGTCGATGCGGTCGATGCCACAGGCTGCGAAGAAGGCGGCTGCGCGTGTGAGGAAGCCGGCGCTGCTGAGCCGGCAGTTCGTGCAGCACATGGTCAACGACGCCACGGCGGGACAGTTGGTCGAGGTCATCCCGAACCCCGCTCACCAGCGGTCTTCGTTGATCCGGCTGACCGACGGCGGCAGGGCGGCGATCACCTCCGTCCTCGCCCGCGAGCAGGCCCTGCTGCGCCAAGTGGACGGGAACCTGACCGACGCCGACGTGACGGCCTGCGTACGGGTGCTCAGCAGCATGCTTGAACTCTTCGACGACGTCGACCTGGACTGACGCCAGGCCCGGGTTCGAGCCCCTTCACGAGGCGATCCCTGCGCCGGCTGCAAGGCTTCAGCCACCACACGGCCACCAAATGCGGAACCAATTCTCTGCGTCTACGCTCATATGTGGATCTATGCCGCCAACGGTGGTGACTCGACAGGAAGCGAGATCCCCATGGAGCGGCTCAAGATGTCGGGAATCGTCGGGGAGCTCTCGGCGGAGTTCCTCGGCACGATGATTCTCATCCTCTTCGGCTGTGGTGTGGTGGCCCAGGTCGTAGCCGGCGGAGCACTCACCGAGCCGCCGGGGGGTCTCGGAAATCACGACAGCATCGCCTGGGCATGGGGTCTCGGAGTCACTCTGGGTGTCTATGTGGCGGGCAGGCTGAGCGGGGCGCACCTCAATCCCGCTGTGACTCTTTCACTTGCCGCTTTCAAGGACTTCCCCTGGAAGAAAGTGGCTCCCTACGCACTCGCGCAGCTCGCAGGAGCGTTCGTCGGGGCACTGGTGGTGCGATGGAATTACACCGAGGCCCTGGCGAAGGCGGACCCGGGGCACACGATCAAGACACAATTCGTTTTCTCAACGCTGCCCGCCAACGGGAACCCCGCGCTTCCGGTTACCGAATGGGGAGCGCTGCGGGACCAGGTCATCGGAACCGCCATTCTTGTGCTGCTGATCTTCGCGGTCACGGATCTTCTCAATACGCCACCGGGCGCGAATCTCGGCCCGTTCATCGTGGGCCTCATCGTGGTGGGCATCGGTATGGCGTGGGGCACCAATGCCGGGTACGCGATCAATCCGGCCCGTGACGTCGGGCCCCGGCTCGCGAGTTTCCTCACCGGCTACGGAGGAGCGTGGCGGGACCAGTACGGGAACTTCTACTACTGGGTGCCCATTGTGGGCCCACTCGTGGGTGGCCCGGTCGGTGCATTCCTCTACAAGGT
This region includes:
- a CDS encoding MIP/aquaporin family protein, with the protein product MERLKMSGIVGELSAEFLGTMILILFGCGVVAQVVAGGALTEPPGGLGNHDSIAWAWGLGVTLGVYVAGRLSGAHLNPAVTLSLAAFKDFPWKKVAPYALAQLAGAFVGALVVRWNYTEALAKADPGHTIKTQFVFSTLPANGNPALPVTEWGALRDQVIGTAILVLLIFAVTDLLNTPPGANLGPFIVGLIVVGIGMAWGTNAGYAINPARDVGPRLASFLTGYGGAWRDQYGNFYYWVPIVGPLVGGPVGAFLYKVLVGRFLPTAEAEPEGSIPIPSEE
- a CDS encoding APC family permease translates to MNTSTASAGTDELKRRLSVFDAVVIGLGSMIGAGIFAAPAPAAAAAGSGLLLGLGLAAVVAYCNATSSARLAGRYPESGGTYVYGRERLGDFWGYLAGWGFVVGKTASCAAMSLTVGSYVWPGQTHAVAVAAVVALTALNYTGLHKSAWLTRVIVAFVLAVLAAVITACIGGGTADAGHLAIGADATVSGVLQAAGLLFFAFAGYARIATLGEEVRDPHRTIPRAIPLALAITLLVYAAVAVTVLAVLGPDRLAHTAAPLAEAARAAGVPGLAPVVRAGAAVAALGSLLALILGVSRTTLAMARDRHLPHVLATVHPRFKVPHRAEAAVGAVVAVLAATTDVRGAIGFSSFGVLAYYAIANAAAWTLTADEGRPPRIVPGAGLTGCLLLAFTLPSASVVSGTAVIAAGAAAYGVRTVLSRARS
- a CDS encoding DUF305 domain-containing protein, whose translation is MSASLSSPARRRALAAAGIVASLALTLAACGSSEGSRTDGSSMPGMDHGSAGATAPATPGSAFNDADVKFAQQMIPHHQQAIEMARLADGRAADPEIKELAAAIEKAQDPEINTMKGWLTSWGKPLPSSSSSMGDMPGMDHGSDGSATPGMMSDSDMSNLEAAKGKDFDKKFARLMIGHHEGAVTMAEDEQKNGSNADAKKLAGAVITAQTAEIEKMNKITARL